The proteins below come from a single Piscinibacter gummiphilus genomic window:
- a CDS encoding cytochrome c, with translation MTRALFIVVALVLLLAGALVGLNLRGEDPLDDAAVVATPELIQRGEYLARAGNCAGCHTERGGVPYAGGRGIDTPFGTLYSPNLTPDPATGLGQWSAAHFWRAMHNGRSRDGRLLSPAFPYTNYTLVTRADSDALYAYLRSLPPVAKANREHAMRFPFGTQAALGVWRALYFKPETHTLEASQTAAWNRGAYLVRGLGHCNACHGHRNALGATGGTLDLSGGLIPVQNWYAPSLSDPHEAGVRDWPAQETATLLKTGVSPRASVLGPMAEVVIGSTQHLRDDDLLAMAEYLRSLPPTSTRVTSPQGPEPDLARGEKLYGDHCAGCHGAAGEGAKGLYPALAGNRAVTMKTPANLVRVLMEGGFAPSTAGNPRPFGMPPFAGTLSDDDMAALLSHVRSAWGNQAAPVSAFEVSRYRER, from the coding sequence ATGACACGCGCACTCTTCATCGTCGTGGCGCTTGTGTTGCTCTTGGCCGGCGCGCTCGTCGGCCTCAACCTGCGAGGCGAAGATCCGCTCGACGACGCGGCCGTGGTGGCCACGCCCGAGCTGATCCAGCGCGGCGAATACCTCGCCCGCGCTGGCAATTGCGCCGGCTGCCACACCGAGCGGGGCGGCGTGCCCTATGCCGGCGGCCGTGGCATCGACACCCCCTTCGGCACCCTCTACAGCCCCAACCTCACGCCCGACCCCGCCACCGGCCTCGGCCAGTGGAGCGCCGCGCACTTCTGGCGCGCCATGCACAACGGCCGCTCGCGCGACGGCCGCCTGCTGTCGCCCGCCTTCCCGTACACCAACTACACGCTGGTGACGCGCGCCGATTCCGACGCCCTCTATGCCTACCTGCGCAGCCTGCCCCCCGTGGCCAAGGCGAACCGCGAGCATGCGATGCGTTTCCCCTTCGGCACCCAGGCCGCCCTGGGCGTCTGGCGCGCGCTCTACTTCAAGCCCGAGACGCACACGCTCGAAGCCTCGCAGACGGCTGCATGGAACCGCGGCGCCTATCTCGTGCGCGGCCTCGGCCACTGCAACGCCTGCCACGGGCATCGCAACGCGCTCGGCGCGACAGGCGGCACGCTCGACCTGAGCGGCGGCCTGATCCCGGTGCAGAACTGGTACGCCCCGTCGCTCAGCGACCCGCACGAGGCCGGCGTGCGCGACTGGCCCGCGCAGGAGACCGCCACGCTGCTCAAGACCGGCGTGAGCCCGCGTGCCTCGGTGCTCGGGCCGATGGCCGAAGTCGTGATCGGCAGCACCCAGCACCTCCGCGACGACGACCTGCTGGCGATGGCCGAGTACCTGCGCAGCCTGCCGCCCACGAGCACCCGCGTGACCAGCCCGCAAGGCCCCGAGCCCGACCTCGCGCGCGGCGAGAAGCTCTACGGCGACCACTGCGCCGGCTGCCACGGCGCCGCAGGCGAGGGCGCCAAGGGTCTGTACCCGGCGCTTGCCGGCAACCGCGCCGTGACGATGAAGACACCGGCCAACCTCGTGCGGGTGCTGATGGAAGGCGGCTTCGCACCGTCGACCGCGGGCAACCCCCGGCCCTTCGGCATGCCGCCCTTTGCCGGCACGCTGAGTGACGACGACATGGCCGCGCTGCTCTCGCACGTGCGCAGTGCCTGGGGCAACCAGGCGGCGCCGGTGTCGGCCTTCGAGGTGTCGCGTTACAGAGAGCGCTGA
- a CDS encoding CaiB/BaiF CoA-transferase family protein: MSAAWLPRAAEGGPLAGVRVLDFSELLPGPFLTQSMVELGADVLKAERPPHGDAARRMAPALFEAMNRGKRCFQADLKSDAQRAGVLALADEADVLVEAYRPGVLDRLGLGYDTLVARNPRLVYVSLTGYGASGPRAQWPGHDINYLAASGSLALTSGSGAPAFAVPVADLGGAVYALAAVNAALFQRERSGRGQRLDVSLTDCMLHWMNTRLVAFRHNGATDLAAQSRTVSARPGYGVFTCAGGEPLSVAALEDHFWKSLVQVLALDAWQGDAFAIYAKRMPHAEAINCDIGAALSGMSRAQAVALLAGADVPVHEVLSPNELPDAEQFGARDLYTATGSGALCRFPVRMEGVGEPPTHAQTA; encoded by the coding sequence ATGAGCGCCGCCTGGCTGCCCCGGGCCGCGGAGGGTGGCCCGCTCGCGGGCGTGCGGGTGCTCGACTTCAGCGAGCTGCTGCCCGGCCCCTTTCTCACCCAGAGCATGGTGGAACTCGGCGCCGACGTGCTCAAGGCCGAGCGCCCGCCGCATGGCGACGCGGCGCGGCGCATGGCCCCCGCGCTCTTCGAGGCAATGAACCGCGGCAAGCGCTGCTTCCAGGCAGACCTGAAGAGCGACGCGCAGCGGGCGGGGGTGCTGGCCTTGGCCGACGAGGCCGATGTGCTGGTCGAGGCCTATCGGCCCGGCGTGCTCGATCGCCTGGGCCTCGGCTACGACACGCTCGTCGCGCGCAACCCGAGGCTCGTCTACGTCTCGCTCACCGGCTATGGCGCGAGCGGCCCGCGCGCGCAGTGGCCGGGGCACGACATCAACTACCTCGCCGCCAGCGGCTCGCTCGCCTTGACGAGCGGCAGCGGCGCACCCGCCTTCGCCGTGCCGGTGGCCGATCTCGGCGGTGCGGTCTACGCACTGGCCGCCGTCAACGCCGCGCTCTTCCAGCGTGAGCGCAGCGGGCGGGGCCAGCGGCTCGACGTGTCGCTCACCGACTGCATGCTGCACTGGATGAACACCCGCCTCGTGGCCTTCCGCCACAACGGTGCCACCGACCTCGCGGCGCAGAGCCGCACGGTGAGTGCGCGGCCGGGCTACGGCGTCTTCACCTGTGCCGGGGGCGAGCCGCTGAGCGTGGCCGCGCTGGAAGATCACTTCTGGAAGTCGCTCGTGCAGGTGCTCGCGCTTGACGCCTGGCAAGGCGACGCGTTTGCGATCTATGCGAAGCGCATGCCGCATGCCGAGGCGATCAACTGCGACATCGGGGCTGCCCTGAGCGGCATGTCGCGCGCGCAGGCCGTGGCGCTGCTCGCCGGAGCCGATGTGCCGGTGCACGAGGTGTTGTCGCCCAACGAGCTGCCCGACGCCGAGCAGTTCGGCGCCCGTGACCTGTACACCGCCACCGGCAGCGGCGCCCTGTGCCGCTTCCCGGTGCGCATGGAAGGGGTGGGCGAGCCGCCCACGCACGCGCAGACCGCCTGA
- a CDS encoding tripartite tricarboxylate transporter substrate binding protein → MTKLRVLLIAVAALVLADMPARAQTYPTKPITWVVPFTPGGVTDTTSRAISKKMGEVLGQAFVVENRPGVGGSLATEQVAGAPADGYTVLYATSGTMAANLALYKNLKYQPLRDFVPVHGMFMSPTVLVVEASRPYNSMQELIAFAKANPGVLNYGSAGPGTGTHLTSEMVQAKTGVKMTHVPYKGSTPALQDLLGGRLDLMYDYTVTLLPHIKAGKLRALAVMGNKRLPALPDVPTIAEAGFAGLESSSWSGIVVPAGTPPAVVKKLSAAMHTALTDKAVVAPFEEIGSQPLVDHDEKKFKAFIGDEINKWAEVVKVSGATLN, encoded by the coding sequence ATGACGAAGTTGCGTGTCCTGTTGATTGCAGTCGCCGCGCTGGTGCTCGCCGACATGCCCGCGCGAGCACAGACCTACCCCACCAAGCCGATCACCTGGGTCGTGCCCTTCACGCCGGGTGGTGTGACCGACACCACCTCGCGCGCCATCTCCAAGAAGATGGGTGAGGTGCTGGGCCAGGCCTTCGTGGTGGAGAACCGGCCCGGCGTGGGCGGCTCGCTCGCCACCGAGCAGGTGGCCGGTGCACCGGCCGATGGCTACACCGTGCTCTACGCCACCTCGGGCACGATGGCCGCGAACCTCGCGCTCTACAAGAACCTCAAGTACCAGCCGCTGCGAGACTTCGTGCCGGTGCACGGCATGTTCATGTCGCCCACGGTGCTGGTGGTCGAGGCCTCGCGGCCCTACAACAGCATGCAGGAGCTGATCGCCTTCGCGAAGGCGAACCCCGGGGTGCTCAATTACGGCTCGGCTGGGCCCGGTACCGGCACACACCTCACGAGCGAGATGGTGCAGGCCAAGACCGGCGTCAAGATGACGCACGTGCCCTACAAGGGCAGCACGCCCGCACTGCAAGACCTGCTCGGCGGCCGGCTCGACCTGATGTACGACTACACCGTGACGCTGCTGCCGCACATCAAGGCCGGCAAGCTGCGCGCACTCGCGGTGATGGGCAACAAGCGGCTGCCGGCGCTGCCCGATGTGCCGACGATCGCCGAAGCGGGCTTTGCGGGGCTGGAGTCGAGCAGTTGGTCGGGCATCGTGGTGCCGGCTGGCACGCCACCCGCGGTGGTGAAGAAGCTCTCGGCTGCGATGCACACCGCGCTCACCGACAAGGCGGTCGTGGCACCGTTCGAAGAGATCGGCAGCCAGCCGCTCGTCGACCACGACGAGAAGAAGTTCAAGGCCTTCATTGGCGACGAGATCAACAAGTGGGCCGAGGTGGTGAAGGTCTCGGGAGCGACGCTCAATTGA
- a CDS encoding acetate--CoA ligase family protein codes for MVGQAGLKLAHFAEPTTRLLAESLPSYAAIGNPVDTTTAVITDPQLIDKTLLAVCEDPSVSLVLFPVTIDYGDVTIKVAESAVRVQRQTAVPIVPVWMSSRRGDAVEVYAEAGMVPVGSVGKAVKAVKRWLEWAEWVAQQTPGTAPFEPLLLRMPPDAPSGEASTLNEHDAKALLRAAGIGVPASGVARSADEAVQVAQRIGYPVVAKVLSTAITHKTEVGGVMLGIADDDALREAWQRIHGNVYANRPDATIDGLLIEAMAPAGGVETLVGVSRDPVLGPVLTFGLGGVHVELFRDVTRRVLPLSRRDAEAMVREIRAFPLLNGLRGRPKADVPALIDLLLKVSDFVAAHAAQIDEMDLNPVWVGPVGRGAHALDAVIVGRLKAPR; via the coding sequence ATGGTCGGCCAGGCCGGCCTGAAGCTCGCGCACTTCGCCGAGCCCACGACCCGGCTGCTGGCCGAGAGCCTGCCCTCGTATGCCGCCATCGGCAACCCGGTCGACACCACCACGGCGGTCATCACCGACCCGCAGCTCATCGACAAGACGCTGCTCGCGGTGTGCGAAGACCCGAGCGTGTCGCTGGTGCTCTTCCCGGTGACCATCGACTATGGCGACGTCACCATCAAGGTCGCCGAGAGCGCCGTGCGCGTGCAGCGGCAGACGGCGGTGCCCATCGTGCCGGTGTGGATGAGCAGCCGCCGCGGCGACGCGGTCGAGGTGTATGCCGAGGCCGGCATGGTGCCGGTGGGCTCGGTCGGCAAGGCGGTGAAAGCGGTGAAGCGCTGGCTCGAATGGGCCGAATGGGTGGCGCAGCAGACGCCCGGCACCGCGCCCTTCGAGCCCTTGCTGCTGCGCATGCCGCCAGACGCGCCTTCCGGCGAGGCCAGCACGCTCAACGAGCACGATGCCAAGGCTCTGCTGCGTGCGGCGGGCATCGGTGTGCCGGCATCGGGCGTGGCCCGCAGCGCCGATGAGGCAGTGCAGGTCGCGCAGCGCATCGGCTACCCGGTCGTCGCCAAGGTGCTGAGCACCGCCATCACGCACAAGACGGAGGTGGGCGGCGTGATGCTCGGCATCGCCGACGATGACGCCTTGCGCGAAGCCTGGCAGCGCATCCACGGCAATGTGTACGCGAACCGCCCTGACGCCACGATCGACGGCCTGCTCATCGAGGCGATGGCCCCGGCGGGCGGCGTGGAGACGCTCGTCGGCGTGAGCCGCGACCCGGTGCTCGGCCCGGTGCTGACCTTCGGCCTCGGCGGCGTGCATGTGGAGCTGTTCCGAGACGTGACGCGCCGCGTGCTGCCGCTGTCGCGCCGCGACGCCGAGGCGATGGTGCGCGAGATCCGCGCTTTCCCCTTGCTCAATGGCCTGCGCGGCCGGCCCAAGGCCGACGTGCCGGCGCTCATCGACCTGCTGCTGAAGGTGTCGGACTTCGTCGCGGCGCATGCCGCGCAGATCGACGAGATGGACCTGAACCCGGTGTGGGTCGGCCCGGTGGGGCGGGGCGCGCATGCGCTCGATGCGGTGATCGTCGGCCGACTGAAGGCGCCGCGATGA
- a CDS encoding acyl-CoA dehydrogenase family protein, with protein MSIDLNADQVTLRDSIRRFMKAEVVPLITKHEAERSFPFELLPRLAEFGYLGGTLSEEDGGMGIDYPTWAMMMEEAGYHWLSLRTMCNITNGSINRIATHGTPEQKERFLKPALRGELKVCTGLTEPDTGSNIAGIQTRAELKGDHWVINGRKMWITNGAFADVAMIVARTYSPTCDGALSAFIVERAKSPYDVRRLDTMVLRCTGTAELGFNDVEIPKENLVGQEGQALKGTLKGLDAARLNIAMGAVGAAQAALDLSIDYVKQRKQFGRLIGSYQLVQKHIVDMTVRVEAARALGYRAAHALQRGQDVRQACSIAKLYATESAHEVASMALQVHGGSGYSTDLPIERIFRDTRGGMIPEGTTEIQTLIIGREILGINAIS; from the coding sequence ATGAGCATCGATCTGAACGCCGATCAAGTCACGCTGCGCGACAGCATCCGGCGCTTCATGAAGGCCGAGGTCGTGCCCTTGATCACGAAGCACGAGGCCGAGCGCAGTTTCCCGTTCGAGTTGTTGCCGCGGCTGGCCGAGTTCGGTTACCTCGGCGGCACGCTGTCGGAGGAAGACGGCGGCATGGGGATCGACTACCCCACCTGGGCCATGATGATGGAAGAGGCCGGCTACCACTGGCTCTCGTTGCGCACCATGTGCAACATCACCAACGGCTCGATCAACCGCATTGCCACGCATGGCACTCCCGAGCAGAAAGAGCGCTTCCTCAAGCCTGCGCTGCGCGGGGAGCTGAAGGTCTGCACCGGCCTCACCGAGCCCGACACCGGCTCCAACATCGCGGGCATCCAGACCCGCGCCGAGTTGAAAGGCGACCACTGGGTCATCAACGGCCGCAAGATGTGGATCACCAACGGCGCCTTCGCCGACGTGGCCATGATCGTCGCGCGCACCTACAGCCCTACCTGCGACGGGGCCTTGTCGGCCTTCATCGTGGAGCGCGCGAAGAGCCCATATGACGTGCGCCGCCTCGACACCATGGTGCTGCGCTGCACCGGCACCGCCGAGCTCGGCTTCAACGACGTGGAGATCCCGAAGGAGAACCTCGTCGGCCAGGAAGGCCAGGCCTTGAAGGGCACGCTGAAGGGGCTCGACGCCGCGCGCCTCAACATCGCGATGGGTGCGGTGGGTGCGGCGCAGGCGGCGCTCGATCTGTCGATCGACTACGTCAAGCAGCGCAAGCAGTTTGGCCGCCTCATCGGCAGCTACCAGCTGGTGCAGAAGCACATCGTCGACATGACGGTGCGCGTGGAGGCCGCGCGTGCGCTCGGCTACCGCGCCGCTCATGCGTTGCAGCGCGGGCAAGACGTGCGCCAGGCCTGCTCCATCGCCAAGCTCTACGCCACCGAGTCGGCGCACGAGGTCGCGAGCATGGCGTTGCAGGTGCACGGTGGCAGCGGCTACTCGACCGACCTGCCCATCGAGCGCATCTTCCGCGACACCCGCGGCGGCATGATTCCCGAGGGCACGACGGAGATACAGACGCTCATCATCGGCCGCGAGATCCTGGGCATCAACGCGATCTCCTGA
- a CDS encoding nitronate monooxygenase has protein sequence MAARTPRLPFAHRLSLPLIAAPMLRVSGIELVSAACAGGVIGSFPTPNCRSVDELDAWLSRLAQEARDAAEAGRPSAPWCPNLIMRRDPAQLRQDIDCLLRHRTEVVITSVGSPAAVVPQLRDGGCLVLADVASLHHAERAIEAGVDGLVLLTAGAGGQTGWTNPFAFVRAVRSFFDGPVVLAGGLSDGVSLYAAIALGCDLGYMGTRFIATRESMASDAYKQMLVASRLDDVHLTKAFTGLQANFLRPSIVASGLDPATLPENLTPAEARERYGGGVGPHEGPRRWADVWSAGHSVSGVDDVPTTAALIERIGREYAAAQRSL, from the coding sequence GTGGCCGCCCGCACGCCTCGCCTGCCCTTCGCCCACCGGCTGTCGCTGCCGCTCATCGCCGCGCCGATGCTGCGCGTGAGCGGCATCGAGCTCGTGTCGGCAGCGTGCGCGGGTGGCGTGATCGGCTCGTTCCCCACGCCCAACTGCCGCTCGGTCGACGAGCTCGACGCGTGGCTCTCGCGCCTCGCCCAGGAAGCACGCGACGCGGCCGAGGCCGGCAGGCCGAGCGCCCCGTGGTGCCCCAACCTCATCATGCGGCGCGACCCCGCGCAGCTGCGCCAGGACATCGACTGCCTCCTGCGCCACCGCACCGAAGTCGTCATCACGAGCGTGGGCTCGCCCGCAGCGGTGGTGCCACAGCTGCGCGACGGCGGCTGCCTGGTGCTGGCCGACGTGGCCTCGCTGCACCACGCCGAGCGTGCGATCGAAGCGGGTGTGGATGGGCTGGTGCTGCTGACGGCCGGCGCCGGCGGGCAGACGGGGTGGACCAACCCGTTCGCCTTCGTGCGCGCGGTGCGCAGCTTCTTCGACGGGCCGGTGGTGCTCGCGGGCGGCTTGTCAGACGGCGTGTCGCTGTATGCGGCCATCGCGCTCGGCTGCGACCTCGGCTACATGGGCACGCGCTTCATCGCCACGCGCGAGAGCATGGCAAGCGACGCCTACAAGCAGATGCTGGTGGCGAGCCGCCTCGACGACGTGCACCTCACGAAAGCGTTCACCGGCCTGCAGGCCAATTTCCTCCGCCCCTCGATCGTGGCTTCGGGGCTCGACCCGGCCACCTTGCCCGAGAACCTCACGCCAGCCGAAGCACGCGAGCGCTACGGCGGCGGCGTCGGCCCGCACGAAGGGCCGCGGCGCTGGGCCGACGTGTGGAGCGCGGGGCACTCGGTGTCGGGCGTCGACGACGTGCCGACGACGGCGGCACTGATCGAACGGATCGGGCGGGAGTACGCGGCGGCTCAGCGCTCTCTGTAA
- a CDS encoding c-type cytochrome has protein sequence MKSICALLVSLLLSTSAMAVEDSMAQRVLACTGCHGPEGRAARDGYYPRIAGKPAGYLYNQLANFRDGRRHYLPMTRLIDPLSDAYLREIAQHFASLDLPYPPPRPAQVSAEVLARGEALALRGDPARQIPACAQCHGASFTGVTPHLPGLLGIPRDYIAGQLGAWKSGSRRAMAPDCMAQIAKALTADDVSAVSHWLAAQPLPASAKPAAALPAPLPMGCGGTGGEGAAR, from the coding sequence ATGAAATCCATCTGCGCGTTGCTCGTGTCCCTGCTGTTGTCGACGTCCGCGATGGCGGTCGAAGACAGCATGGCCCAGCGGGTGCTGGCCTGCACTGGCTGCCACGGCCCTGAGGGCCGCGCCGCGCGCGACGGCTACTACCCCCGCATCGCCGGCAAGCCGGCCGGCTACCTCTACAACCAGCTCGCCAACTTTCGCGACGGCCGGCGCCACTACCTGCCGATGACGCGGCTGATCGATCCGCTGTCCGACGCCTACCTGCGCGAGATCGCCCAGCACTTCGCCTCGCTCGACTTGCCGTACCCACCGCCGCGGCCTGCGCAGGTGTCGGCCGAGGTGCTCGCGCGCGGCGAAGCGCTCGCGCTGCGCGGTGACCCAGCGCGCCAGATCCCCGCCTGTGCGCAGTGCCACGGCGCGAGCTTCACCGGCGTCACGCCGCACCTGCCCGGTCTCCTGGGCATTCCGCGCGACTACATCGCCGGCCAGCTCGGCGCGTGGAAGTCGGGCAGCCGCCGCGCGATGGCACCCGACTGCATGGCGCAGATCGCCAAGGCGCTGACCGCTGACGACGTGAGCGCCGTGTCGCACTGGCTTGCCGCGCAGCCCTTGCCCGCGTCGGCGAAACCGGCCGCCGCCTTGCCGGCGCCCTTGCCCATGGGCTGCGGCGGCACGGGCGGGGAGGGGGCTGCACGATGA
- a CDS encoding CoA-binding protein, whose product MHDTLPDLSLLCSPRSVALVGASDDPGSIGGRALINLLKHSDFKGEVMLVNPKRESVAGMRCWPDIASLPSTPDLVLVSVPAVHVNPALRQAAARGVRFAIVYTSGFGEAGPAGKALEDEMRSIVVSSSLRVYGPNCPGLCNINERLGFTFSPSFQYDLRRGPIGLATQGGGLGRNVLQAMDRGLGIGLWCSSGNEVDLQVSDFIAHMADADGIEVIVTLIEGIKDGRKFVRAVQRAAANGKPVIALKVGRSAYGQKAAMSHTGSLTGLAEVNSALFRQLGVI is encoded by the coding sequence ATGCACGACACGCTCCCAGACCTCTCCCTCCTATGCTCGCCGCGCTCCGTCGCCCTCGTGGGCGCCTCCGACGACCCTGGCAGCATCGGCGGCCGCGCTCTCATCAACCTGCTGAAGCACTCCGACTTCAAGGGCGAGGTGATGCTCGTCAACCCGAAGCGCGAGAGCGTGGCCGGCATGCGCTGCTGGCCCGACATCGCGTCGCTGCCGAGTACGCCCGATCTCGTGCTCGTCTCGGTGCCGGCGGTGCATGTGAACCCCGCGCTGCGCCAGGCCGCAGCGCGCGGCGTGCGCTTCGCCATCGTCTACACCTCCGGCTTCGGCGAAGCGGGGCCGGCCGGCAAGGCGCTCGAGGACGAGATGCGCAGCATCGTCGTGTCGTCATCGCTGCGCGTCTACGGCCCCAACTGCCCGGGCCTGTGCAACATCAACGAGCGCCTGGGCTTCACCTTCTCGCCCTCGTTCCAGTACGACCTGCGCCGCGGCCCGATCGGCCTGGCCACGCAGGGCGGCGGCCTCGGCCGCAACGTGCTGCAGGCGATGGACCGGGGCCTCGGCATCGGCCTGTGGTGCTCGTCGGGCAACGAGGTCGACCTGCAGGTCAGCGACTTCATCGCCCACATGGCCGATGCCGACGGCATCGAGGTCATCGTCACGCTGATCGAAGGCATCAAGGACGGCCGCAAGTTCGTGCGTGCCGTGCAGCGTGCTGCGGCCAACGGCAAGCCGGTGATCGCGCTCAAGGTCGGCCGCTCGGCTTACGGGCAGAAGGCGGCGATGTCGCACACCGGCTCGCTCACCGGCTTGGCCGAGGTCAACAGTGCGCTCTTCAGGCAACTGGGCGTGATCTAG
- a CDS encoding class I SAM-dependent DNA methyltransferase, with the protein MSHPPDSAAFEQAKAAFFEGLAHLQAGRAAEAERAFENSLRHVPGRVSTLVNLAATRVALGRHAEAIATADEVLAQEPGNADALLHRRAALGKLVEEADLLRDSGQLEAARLAYREALALGADAQLMAYCLASLGDAVAPPSSPVAYVQALFDDYAADFDHHLVDVLHYRVPEGLAAPLSQLHPAPFRSALDLGCGTGLCGPLVRPLVQRLSGIDLSPRILEQARSRGVYDELHLGEIVEHLAHTPERHDLVLAADVFIYLGDLAPVFAALERVVPAGGVFCFSAETSGAPEAVGFSLQPSLRYAHHEAYLRTLAERHGFEPLRVSRETVREEQRVPIEGLLVHLQRCG; encoded by the coding sequence ATGTCGCACCCCCCAGACTCCGCTGCCTTCGAGCAGGCCAAGGCCGCCTTCTTCGAGGGCCTCGCTCACCTGCAGGCCGGGCGGGCCGCCGAGGCCGAGCGCGCGTTCGAGAACTCGCTGCGCCATGTGCCGGGCCGTGTGTCGACGCTCGTCAACCTCGCCGCCACGCGCGTGGCGCTTGGCCGGCATGCCGAAGCCATCGCCACCGCCGACGAGGTGCTGGCCCAGGAACCAGGCAATGCCGATGCGCTGCTGCACCGCCGCGCGGCGCTCGGCAAGCTGGTGGAGGAGGCCGACCTGCTGCGCGACAGCGGCCAGCTCGAAGCGGCTCGCCTGGCCTACCGCGAGGCGCTCGCACTCGGCGCCGACGCGCAGCTGATGGCCTACTGCCTCGCGAGCCTCGGCGATGCCGTTGCACCGCCCAGCTCGCCCGTGGCCTACGTGCAGGCCCTCTTCGACGACTACGCCGCCGACTTCGACCATCACCTGGTCGACGTGCTGCACTACCGGGTGCCCGAAGGGCTGGCCGCGCCGCTGTCGCAGCTGCACCCCGCGCCTTTCCGCTCGGCGCTCGACCTCGGCTGCGGCACCGGCCTGTGCGGCCCGCTGGTGCGCCCGCTCGTGCAGCGCCTGAGCGGCATCGACCTGTCGCCGCGCATCCTCGAGCAGGCGCGCTCGCGCGGTGTCTACGACGAGCTGCACCTGGGCGAGATCGTCGAGCACCTCGCCCACACCCCCGAGCGACACGACCTCGTGCTCGCGGCCGACGTGTTCATCTACCTCGGCGACCTCGCGCCGGTCTTCGCCGCGCTCGAGCGTGTGGTGCCTGCGGGTGGCGTGTTCTGCTTCTCAGCCGAGACCTCGGGGGCTCCCGAGGCAGTGGGCTTCAGCCTGCAGCCGAGCCTGCGCTATGCCCACCATGAGGCCTACCTGCGCACGCTCGCCGAGCGCCACGGCTTCGAGCCGCTGCGCGTCTCGCGCGAGACGGTGCGCGAAGAGCAACGCGTGCCCATCGAAGGCCTGCTGGTGCACCTGCAACGCTGCGGCTGA
- a CDS encoding metallophosphoesterase: MSITPISFIVALLHLYIGWRLVPQLDSAAAWGLALVLVASAVLMPLSMTSRRMQNRQAAEAFAWVGFVFMGLFSSLLVLTLLRELVLLVGSIAGASAQLARWTGQGVPVIAVLVTLWGFVNARRRARVVHVEVPIAGLPASLQGFTIAQISDIHVGPTIKASYLRAIVDRVNQLDADMVAVTGDLVDGSVRELSAHVAPLTELRSRHGTFFVTGNHEYYSGAHAWIAELKRLGIRVLLNEHVVLQHGASPLVLAGVADYTAHLFDPAHRSDPERALAGAPADATRVLLAHQPRSAEGAERAGFQLQISGHTHGGQFFPWNFFVPLQQPFTAGLHRLRGLWVYVSRGTGYWGPPKRLGAPSEITRLRLVPAGD; the protein is encoded by the coding sequence ATGTCCATCACCCCCATCTCGTTCATCGTCGCGCTGCTGCATCTCTACATCGGCTGGCGGCTCGTGCCTCAGCTGGACAGTGCGGCAGCGTGGGGCCTCGCGCTGGTGCTCGTCGCCTCGGCCGTGCTGATGCCGCTCAGCATGACCTCCCGGCGCATGCAGAACCGCCAGGCCGCCGAGGCCTTCGCGTGGGTCGGGTTCGTCTTCATGGGGCTCTTTTCGTCACTCCTGGTGCTGACCTTGCTGCGAGAGCTGGTGCTGCTGGTCGGTTCGATCGCCGGAGCCTCTGCTCAACTCGCCCGCTGGACAGGGCAAGGAGTGCCCGTCATCGCCGTACTCGTGACGCTCTGGGGCTTCGTCAACGCGCGCCGCCGTGCCCGCGTGGTCCATGTCGAGGTGCCCATCGCCGGCCTGCCGGCTTCGCTGCAAGGCTTCACCATTGCGCAGATCAGCGACATCCACGTCGGCCCAACGATCAAGGCCTCGTACCTGCGCGCCATCGTCGACAGGGTGAACCAGCTCGACGCCGACATGGTGGCCGTCACCGGCGACCTGGTCGACGGCAGCGTGCGCGAGTTGAGCGCGCATGTGGCGCCGCTCACCGAGCTGCGCTCGCGCCACGGCACCTTCTTCGTCACCGGCAACCACGAGTACTACTCCGGCGCGCACGCGTGGATCGCAGAGCTGAAGCGGCTCGGCATCCGTGTGCTGCTGAACGAGCATGTCGTCTTGCAGCACGGTGCCTCGCCCCTGGTGCTGGCAGGCGTGGCCGACTACACCGCCCACCTCTTTGACCCTGCCCATCGCAGCGATCCAGAGCGTGCCCTGGCCGGTGCACCGGCCGATGCCACGCGCGTGCTGCTCGCGCACCAGCCGCGCAGCGCCGAGGGGGCCGAACGCGCCGGCTTCCAGTTGCAGATCTCCGGGCACACGCACGGCGGCCAGTTCTTCCCCTGGAACTTCTTCGTGCCGCTGCAGCAGCCGTTCACTGCAGGCCTGCACCGCCTGCGTGGCTTGTGGGTCTACGTGAGCCGCGGCACCGGCTACTGGGGGCCGCCCAAGCGCCTCGGTGCGCCGTCCGAGATCACACGCTTGCGCCTGGTGCCTGCCGGCGACTGA